A stretch of the Denticeps clupeoides chromosome 6, fDenClu1.1, whole genome shotgun sequence genome encodes the following:
- the kcnj15 gene encoding ATP-sensitive inward rectifier potassium channel 15 isoform X1, with protein MRRGENLTCSHRDLQTGEDWSRKPSSRMSTSTVKRRIVSKDGHNNVRIDNVEGMVKLYLHDIWTTVVDMKWRYKLTLFASTFVSTWFIFGVIFYLIGMSNGDMDSDVASNHTPCVMNVRTLTGAYLFSLESQTTIGYGFRYISEECPLAIFTLVAQLVITGLAEIFVTGAFLAKLARPKKRAETIKFSQSAVVCLHQGKRCLMMRVANMRKSLLIQCRLTGKLLFPFVTEEGEKTQVHQANVEFQLDTSQDCPFLSLPLTFYHILDERSPLAGLTAENLLTRDFELLVTLNATLESTAANCQSRTSYVPQEIQWGCEFKPMLFSTPAGHYMADFSFFDVVQTCGARGLSSGRTEKLQLEEEYRRE; from the exons ATGCGGAGAGGCGAGAACCTGACCTGCAG CCACAGAGACCTTCAGACCGGAGAGGATTGGAGCAGAAAGCCCAGCAG CAGGATGAGCACCAGTACGGTGAAGCGGCGAATCGTTTCTAAGGACGGACACAACAACGTGCGAATCGATAATGTGGAGGGCATGGTGAAGCTCTATTTACATGACATCTGGACTACCGTGGTGGACATGAAGTGGCGCTACAAGCTAACTCTGTTCGCCTCCACCTTCGTCAGCACGTGGTTCATTTTCGGCGTCATCTTCTACCTCATTGGGATGAGCAACGGGGACATGGACAGCGACGTGGCCTCCAACCACACGCCCTGTGTGATGAACGTGAGGACGCTGACCGGGGCGTACCTCTTCTCTCTGGAGTCTCAGACCACCATCGGCTACGGGTTCCGCTACATCTCGGAGGAATGTCCGCTTGCCATTTTCACACTAGTGGCCCAGCTGGTAATCACTGGTTTGGCAGAGATCTTTGTTACCGGGGCCTTCTTGGCCAAGCTGGCTCGGCCCAAGAAGAGAGCAGAGACCATCAAGTTCAGCCAGTCGGCTGTGGTCTGCCTGCACCAGGGCAAGCGCTGCCTGATGATGAGGGTCGCCAACATGAGGAAGAGCCTGCTGATCCAGTGCAGGTTGACCGGCAAGCTGCTGTTCCCCTTCGTCACAGAAGAAGgcgagaagacccaggtccaccAGGCCAATGTCGAATTCCAGCTGGACACGTCTCAGGACTGCCCCTTCCTCAGCCTCCCACTCACCTTCTACCACATCCTGGATGAGAGGAGCCCGCTGGCCGGCCTCACTGCCGAGAACCTGCTCACCAGGGACTTCGAGCTCCTGGTCACCCTCAACGCGACCTTGGAGTCCACAGCTGCTAACTGTCAGAGCCGCACGTCCTACGTGCCGCAGGAGATCCAGTGGGGCTGTGAGTTCAAGCCCATGCTCTTCAGCACGCCCGCCGGGCACTACATGGCCGACTTCAGCTTCTTCGACGTGGTGCAAACCTGCGGCGCCAGAGGCCTGAGCAGCGGCCGCACCGAGAAGCTGCAGCTAGAAGAAGAGTATCGTCGAGAGTGA
- the erg gene encoding transcriptional regulator ERG isoform X4: protein MASTIKESLLVVSEDQSLFECAFGPPHHPKSEMTASAASEYGQTAKMSPRVHQQDWLPQPPTRVTIKMECNSVQVNGSRSSPDDCSVGKGPELTGGGDTGHMPYSSYMEDKHAPPPNMTTNERRVIVPADPTLWTTEHVRQWLEWAVKEYALLEVDVPLFQNIDGKELCKMTKEDFQRLTPSYNADILLSHLHYLRETPLPHLTSDDVDKALQNSPRLMHARNTGGASFIFPNNPVYSPDSAPRPPARPDLAYEAAQRSAWPSQPVSSTKGSQSSPAIVTKSEEQRPQLDPYQILGPTSSRLANPGSGQIQLWQFLLELLSDSSNSNCITWEGTNGEFKMTDPDEVARRWGERKSKPNMNYDKLSRALRYYYDKNIMTKVHGKRYAYKFDFHGIAQALQPHPPESSMYKYPSDLSYMSSYHAHQQKMNFVSPHPQALPVTSSSFFATPNPYWNSPTGGIYPNARHPATHMPSHLGTYY, encoded by the exons ATGGCCAGCACCATTAAG GAATCGCTGTTGGTGGTGAGTGAAGACCAGTCGCTGTTCGAGTGTGCCTTTGGACCGCCACACCATCCCAAGTCCGAGATGACGGCGTCCGCCGCCAGCGAGTACGGCCAGACGGCCAAGATGAGCCCCCGGGTCCACCAGCAGGACTGGCTGCCGCAGCCACCGACCCGGGTCACCATCAAGATGGAGTGCAACAGCGTCCAAGTCAACGGCTCCAG GAGTTCCCCTGATGACTGCAGTGTGGGAAAGGGCCCTGAGCTGACGGGTGGAGGTGACACTGGACATATGCCCTACAGCAGCTACATGGAGGACAAGCATGCCCCTCCCCCAAACATGACCACCAATGAGCGCCGGGTCATTGTGCCTGCAG ACCCAACCCTTTGGACAACGGAACACGTGCGTCAGTGGCTGGAGTGGGCAGTGAAAGAGTACGCCCTCCTGGAAGTGGACGTACCCCTGTTCCAGAACATTGACGGCAAGGAGCTCTGCAAGATGACCAAAGAAGACTTCCAGAGGCTGACCCCGAGCTATAACGCCGACATCCTGCTGTCGCACCTCCACTACCTCAGAGAGA CTCCACTTCCTCACTTGACTTCAGATGATGTTGACAAAGCCTTGCAAAACTCGCCGCGGCTAATGCATGCCCGCAACACAG GAGGTGCCAGTTTCATTTTCCCAAACAACCCGGTGTATTCCCCTGACAGCGCTCCGAGACCACCTGCCAGACCAG ATTTGGCGTATGAAGCAGCTCAGAGGTCGGCGTGGCCATCGCAACCTGTGTCTTCCACCAAAG ggtCCCAGTCATCACCAGCTATTGTTACAAAATCAGAGGAGCAGAGACCTCAACTAG ATCCATATCAAATTTTGGGTCCCACAAGCAGCAGACTGGCTAACCCAG GATCTGGGCAGATACAGCTGTGGCAGTTCCTGCTGGAGCTTTTATCTGACAGCTCCAACTCCAACTGCATCACCTGGGAGGGCACTAACGGTGAGTTCAAAATGACCGACCCGGACGAAGTGGCCCGGCGATGGGGGGAGCGCAAGAGCAAGCCCAACATGAACTACGACAAGCTGAGTCGCGCCCTGCGTTACTATTATGACAAGAACATTATGACCAAAGTGCATGGCAAGCGCTACGCCTACAAATTCGACTTCCACGGCATCGCCCAGGCCCTGCAGCCCCACCCGCCAGAGTCCTCCATGTACAAGTACCCCTCAGACCTGTCCTACATGAGCTCCTACCATGCCCACCAGCAAAAGATGAACTTTGTGTCGCCCCATCCTCAAGCGCTGCCCGTCACATCCTCCAGCTTCTTTGCTACGCCGAACCCCTACTGGAACTCTCCAACAGGGGGCATCTACCCCAACGCCAGACACCCTGCCACCCACATGCCTTCTCACTTGGGCACTTACTACTAG
- the erg gene encoding transcriptional regulator ERG isoform X5 translates to MASTIKESLLVVSEDQSLFECAFGPPHHPKSEMTASAASEYGQTAKMSPRVHQQDWLPQPPTRVTIKMECNSVQVNGSRSSPDDCSVGKGPELTGGGDTGHMPYSSYMEDKHAPPPNMTTNERRVIVPADPTLWTTEHVRQWLEWAVKEYALLEVDVPLFQNIDGKELCKMTKEDFQRLTPSYNADILLSHLHYLRERGASFIFPNNPVYSPDSAPRPPARPDLAYEAAQRSAWPSQPVSSTKGSQSSPAIVTKSEEQRPQLDPYQILGPTSSRLANPGSGQIQLWQFLLELLSDSSNSNCITWEGTNGEFKMTDPDEVARRWGERKSKPNMNYDKLSRALRYYYDKNIMTKVHGKRYAYKFDFHGIAQALQPHPPESSMYKYPSDLSYMSSYHAHQQKMNFVSPHPQALPVTSSSFFATPNPYWNSPTGGIYPNARHPATHMPSHLGTYY, encoded by the exons ATGGCCAGCACCATTAAG GAATCGCTGTTGGTGGTGAGTGAAGACCAGTCGCTGTTCGAGTGTGCCTTTGGACCGCCACACCATCCCAAGTCCGAGATGACGGCGTCCGCCGCCAGCGAGTACGGCCAGACGGCCAAGATGAGCCCCCGGGTCCACCAGCAGGACTGGCTGCCGCAGCCACCGACCCGGGTCACCATCAAGATGGAGTGCAACAGCGTCCAAGTCAACGGCTCCAG GAGTTCCCCTGATGACTGCAGTGTGGGAAAGGGCCCTGAGCTGACGGGTGGAGGTGACACTGGACATATGCCCTACAGCAGCTACATGGAGGACAAGCATGCCCCTCCCCCAAACATGACCACCAATGAGCGCCGGGTCATTGTGCCTGCAG ACCCAACCCTTTGGACAACGGAACACGTGCGTCAGTGGCTGGAGTGGGCAGTGAAAGAGTACGCCCTCCTGGAAGTGGACGTACCCCTGTTCCAGAACATTGACGGCAAGGAGCTCTGCAAGATGACCAAAGAAGACTTCCAGAGGCTGACCCCGAGCTATAACGCCGACATCCTGCTGTCGCACCTCCACTACCTCAGAGAGA GAGGTGCCAGTTTCATTTTCCCAAACAACCCGGTGTATTCCCCTGACAGCGCTCCGAGACCACCTGCCAGACCAG ATTTGGCGTATGAAGCAGCTCAGAGGTCGGCGTGGCCATCGCAACCTGTGTCTTCCACCAAAG ggtCCCAGTCATCACCAGCTATTGTTACAAAATCAGAGGAGCAGAGACCTCAACTAG ATCCATATCAAATTTTGGGTCCCACAAGCAGCAGACTGGCTAACCCAG GATCTGGGCAGATACAGCTGTGGCAGTTCCTGCTGGAGCTTTTATCTGACAGCTCCAACTCCAACTGCATCACCTGGGAGGGCACTAACGGTGAGTTCAAAATGACCGACCCGGACGAAGTGGCCCGGCGATGGGGGGAGCGCAAGAGCAAGCCCAACATGAACTACGACAAGCTGAGTCGCGCCCTGCGTTACTATTATGACAAGAACATTATGACCAAAGTGCATGGCAAGCGCTACGCCTACAAATTCGACTTCCACGGCATCGCCCAGGCCCTGCAGCCCCACCCGCCAGAGTCCTCCATGTACAAGTACCCCTCAGACCTGTCCTACATGAGCTCCTACCATGCCCACCAGCAAAAGATGAACTTTGTGTCGCCCCATCCTCAAGCGCTGCCCGTCACATCCTCCAGCTTCTTTGCTACGCCGAACCCCTACTGGAACTCTCCAACAGGGGGCATCTACCCCAACGCCAGACACCCTGCCACCCACATGCCTTCTCACTTGGGCACTTACTACTAG
- the erg gene encoding transcriptional regulator ERG isoform X2 encodes MLSHSSRQAGRPRCARRGSRGELRVPQSTKESLLVVSEDQSLFECAFGPPHHPKSEMTASAASEYGQTAKMSPRVHQQDWLPQPPTRVTIKMECNSVQVNGSRSSPDDCSVGKGPELTGGGDTGHMPYSSYMEDKHAPPPNMTTNERRVIVPADPTLWTTEHVRQWLEWAVKEYALLEVDVPLFQNIDGKELCKMTKEDFQRLTPSYNADILLSHLHYLRERGASFIFPNNPVYSPDSAPRPPARPDLAYEAAQRSAWPSQPVSSTKGSQSSPAIVTKSEEQRPQLDPYQILGPTSSRLANPGSGQIQLWQFLLELLSDSSNSNCITWEGTNGEFKMTDPDEVARRWGERKSKPNMNYDKLSRALRYYYDKNIMTKVHGKRYAYKFDFHGIAQALQPHPPESSMYKYPSDLSYMSSYHAHQQKMNFVSPHPQALPVTSSSFFATPNPYWNSPTGGIYPNARHPATHMPSHLGTYY; translated from the exons atgctCAGCCACAGCAGCAGGCAGGCAGGTCGGCCCAGATGTGCTCGGCGTGGCAGCAGAGGAGAGCTGAGGGTTCCACAGAGCACCAAG GAATCGCTGTTGGTGGTGAGTGAAGACCAGTCGCTGTTCGAGTGTGCCTTTGGACCGCCACACCATCCCAAGTCCGAGATGACGGCGTCCGCCGCCAGCGAGTACGGCCAGACGGCCAAGATGAGCCCCCGGGTCCACCAGCAGGACTGGCTGCCGCAGCCACCGACCCGGGTCACCATCAAGATGGAGTGCAACAGCGTCCAAGTCAACGGCTCCAG GAGTTCCCCTGATGACTGCAGTGTGGGAAAGGGCCCTGAGCTGACGGGTGGAGGTGACACTGGACATATGCCCTACAGCAGCTACATGGAGGACAAGCATGCCCCTCCCCCAAACATGACCACCAATGAGCGCCGGGTCATTGTGCCTGCAG ACCCAACCCTTTGGACAACGGAACACGTGCGTCAGTGGCTGGAGTGGGCAGTGAAAGAGTACGCCCTCCTGGAAGTGGACGTACCCCTGTTCCAGAACATTGACGGCAAGGAGCTCTGCAAGATGACCAAAGAAGACTTCCAGAGGCTGACCCCGAGCTATAACGCCGACATCCTGCTGTCGCACCTCCACTACCTCAGAGAGA GAGGTGCCAGTTTCATTTTCCCAAACAACCCGGTGTATTCCCCTGACAGCGCTCCGAGACCACCTGCCAGACCAG ATTTGGCGTATGAAGCAGCTCAGAGGTCGGCGTGGCCATCGCAACCTGTGTCTTCCACCAAAG ggtCCCAGTCATCACCAGCTATTGTTACAAAATCAGAGGAGCAGAGACCTCAACTAG ATCCATATCAAATTTTGGGTCCCACAAGCAGCAGACTGGCTAACCCAG GATCTGGGCAGATACAGCTGTGGCAGTTCCTGCTGGAGCTTTTATCTGACAGCTCCAACTCCAACTGCATCACCTGGGAGGGCACTAACGGTGAGTTCAAAATGACCGACCCGGACGAAGTGGCCCGGCGATGGGGGGAGCGCAAGAGCAAGCCCAACATGAACTACGACAAGCTGAGTCGCGCCCTGCGTTACTATTATGACAAGAACATTATGACCAAAGTGCATGGCAAGCGCTACGCCTACAAATTCGACTTCCACGGCATCGCCCAGGCCCTGCAGCCCCACCCGCCAGAGTCCTCCATGTACAAGTACCCCTCAGACCTGTCCTACATGAGCTCCTACCATGCCCACCAGCAAAAGATGAACTTTGTGTCGCCCCATCCTCAAGCGCTGCCCGTCACATCCTCCAGCTTCTTTGCTACGCCGAACCCCTACTGGAACTCTCCAACAGGGGGCATCTACCCCAACGCCAGACACCCTGCCACCCACATGCCTTCTCACTTGGGCACTTACTACTAG
- the erg gene encoding transcriptional regulator ERG isoform X3 translates to MIQTAADPAGPTKESLLVVSEDQSLFECAFGPPHHPKSEMTASAASEYGQTAKMSPRVHQQDWLPQPPTRVTIKMECNSVQVNGSRSSPDDCSVGKGPELTGGGDTGHMPYSSYMEDKHAPPPNMTTNERRVIVPADPTLWTTEHVRQWLEWAVKEYALLEVDVPLFQNIDGKELCKMTKEDFQRLTPSYNADILLSHLHYLRETPLPHLTSDDVDKALQNSPRLMHARNTGGASFIFPNNPVYSPDSAPRPPARPDLAYEAAQRSAWPSQPVSSTKGSQSSPAIVTKSEEQRPQLDPYQILGPTSSRLANPGSGQIQLWQFLLELLSDSSNSNCITWEGTNGEFKMTDPDEVARRWGERKSKPNMNYDKLSRALRYYYDKNIMTKVHGKRYAYKFDFHGIAQALQPHPPESSMYKYPSDLSYMSSYHAHQQKMNFVSPHPQALPVTSSSFFATPNPYWNSPTGGIYPNARHPATHMPSHLGTYY, encoded by the exons ATGATTCAGACTGCAGCAGACCCAGCAGGTCCCACCAAA GAATCGCTGTTGGTGGTGAGTGAAGACCAGTCGCTGTTCGAGTGTGCCTTTGGACCGCCACACCATCCCAAGTCCGAGATGACGGCGTCCGCCGCCAGCGAGTACGGCCAGACGGCCAAGATGAGCCCCCGGGTCCACCAGCAGGACTGGCTGCCGCAGCCACCGACCCGGGTCACCATCAAGATGGAGTGCAACAGCGTCCAAGTCAACGGCTCCAG GAGTTCCCCTGATGACTGCAGTGTGGGAAAGGGCCCTGAGCTGACGGGTGGAGGTGACACTGGACATATGCCCTACAGCAGCTACATGGAGGACAAGCATGCCCCTCCCCCAAACATGACCACCAATGAGCGCCGGGTCATTGTGCCTGCAG ACCCAACCCTTTGGACAACGGAACACGTGCGTCAGTGGCTGGAGTGGGCAGTGAAAGAGTACGCCCTCCTGGAAGTGGACGTACCCCTGTTCCAGAACATTGACGGCAAGGAGCTCTGCAAGATGACCAAAGAAGACTTCCAGAGGCTGACCCCGAGCTATAACGCCGACATCCTGCTGTCGCACCTCCACTACCTCAGAGAGA CTCCACTTCCTCACTTGACTTCAGATGATGTTGACAAAGCCTTGCAAAACTCGCCGCGGCTAATGCATGCCCGCAACACAG GAGGTGCCAGTTTCATTTTCCCAAACAACCCGGTGTATTCCCCTGACAGCGCTCCGAGACCACCTGCCAGACCAG ATTTGGCGTATGAAGCAGCTCAGAGGTCGGCGTGGCCATCGCAACCTGTGTCTTCCACCAAAG ggtCCCAGTCATCACCAGCTATTGTTACAAAATCAGAGGAGCAGAGACCTCAACTAG ATCCATATCAAATTTTGGGTCCCACAAGCAGCAGACTGGCTAACCCAG GATCTGGGCAGATACAGCTGTGGCAGTTCCTGCTGGAGCTTTTATCTGACAGCTCCAACTCCAACTGCATCACCTGGGAGGGCACTAACGGTGAGTTCAAAATGACCGACCCGGACGAAGTGGCCCGGCGATGGGGGGAGCGCAAGAGCAAGCCCAACATGAACTACGACAAGCTGAGTCGCGCCCTGCGTTACTATTATGACAAGAACATTATGACCAAAGTGCATGGCAAGCGCTACGCCTACAAATTCGACTTCCACGGCATCGCCCAGGCCCTGCAGCCCCACCCGCCAGAGTCCTCCATGTACAAGTACCCCTCAGACCTGTCCTACATGAGCTCCTACCATGCCCACCAGCAAAAGATGAACTTTGTGTCGCCCCATCCTCAAGCGCTGCCCGTCACATCCTCCAGCTTCTTTGCTACGCCGAACCCCTACTGGAACTCTCCAACAGGGGGCATCTACCCCAACGCCAGACACCCTGCCACCCACATGCCTTCTCACTTGGGCACTTACTACTAG
- the erg gene encoding transcriptional regulator ERG isoform X1, which yields MLSHSSRQAGRPRCARRGSRGELRVPQSTKESLLVVSEDQSLFECAFGPPHHPKSEMTASAASEYGQTAKMSPRVHQQDWLPQPPTRVTIKMECNSVQVNGSRSSPDDCSVGKGPELTGGGDTGHMPYSSYMEDKHAPPPNMTTNERRVIVPADPTLWTTEHVRQWLEWAVKEYALLEVDVPLFQNIDGKELCKMTKEDFQRLTPSYNADILLSHLHYLRETPLPHLTSDDVDKALQNSPRLMHARNTGGASFIFPNNPVYSPDSAPRPPARPDLAYEAAQRSAWPSQPVSSTKGSQSSPAIVTKSEEQRPQLDPYQILGPTSSRLANPGSGQIQLWQFLLELLSDSSNSNCITWEGTNGEFKMTDPDEVARRWGERKSKPNMNYDKLSRALRYYYDKNIMTKVHGKRYAYKFDFHGIAQALQPHPPESSMYKYPSDLSYMSSYHAHQQKMNFVSPHPQALPVTSSSFFATPNPYWNSPTGGIYPNARHPATHMPSHLGTYY from the exons atgctCAGCCACAGCAGCAGGCAGGCAGGTCGGCCCAGATGTGCTCGGCGTGGCAGCAGAGGAGAGCTGAGGGTTCCACAGAGCACCAAG GAATCGCTGTTGGTGGTGAGTGAAGACCAGTCGCTGTTCGAGTGTGCCTTTGGACCGCCACACCATCCCAAGTCCGAGATGACGGCGTCCGCCGCCAGCGAGTACGGCCAGACGGCCAAGATGAGCCCCCGGGTCCACCAGCAGGACTGGCTGCCGCAGCCACCGACCCGGGTCACCATCAAGATGGAGTGCAACAGCGTCCAAGTCAACGGCTCCAG GAGTTCCCCTGATGACTGCAGTGTGGGAAAGGGCCCTGAGCTGACGGGTGGAGGTGACACTGGACATATGCCCTACAGCAGCTACATGGAGGACAAGCATGCCCCTCCCCCAAACATGACCACCAATGAGCGCCGGGTCATTGTGCCTGCAG ACCCAACCCTTTGGACAACGGAACACGTGCGTCAGTGGCTGGAGTGGGCAGTGAAAGAGTACGCCCTCCTGGAAGTGGACGTACCCCTGTTCCAGAACATTGACGGCAAGGAGCTCTGCAAGATGACCAAAGAAGACTTCCAGAGGCTGACCCCGAGCTATAACGCCGACATCCTGCTGTCGCACCTCCACTACCTCAGAGAGA CTCCACTTCCTCACTTGACTTCAGATGATGTTGACAAAGCCTTGCAAAACTCGCCGCGGCTAATGCATGCCCGCAACACAG GAGGTGCCAGTTTCATTTTCCCAAACAACCCGGTGTATTCCCCTGACAGCGCTCCGAGACCACCTGCCAGACCAG ATTTGGCGTATGAAGCAGCTCAGAGGTCGGCGTGGCCATCGCAACCTGTGTCTTCCACCAAAG ggtCCCAGTCATCACCAGCTATTGTTACAAAATCAGAGGAGCAGAGACCTCAACTAG ATCCATATCAAATTTTGGGTCCCACAAGCAGCAGACTGGCTAACCCAG GATCTGGGCAGATACAGCTGTGGCAGTTCCTGCTGGAGCTTTTATCTGACAGCTCCAACTCCAACTGCATCACCTGGGAGGGCACTAACGGTGAGTTCAAAATGACCGACCCGGACGAAGTGGCCCGGCGATGGGGGGAGCGCAAGAGCAAGCCCAACATGAACTACGACAAGCTGAGTCGCGCCCTGCGTTACTATTATGACAAGAACATTATGACCAAAGTGCATGGCAAGCGCTACGCCTACAAATTCGACTTCCACGGCATCGCCCAGGCCCTGCAGCCCCACCCGCCAGAGTCCTCCATGTACAAGTACCCCTCAGACCTGTCCTACATGAGCTCCTACCATGCCCACCAGCAAAAGATGAACTTTGTGTCGCCCCATCCTCAAGCGCTGCCCGTCACATCCTCCAGCTTCTTTGCTACGCCGAACCCCTACTGGAACTCTCCAACAGGGGGCATCTACCCCAACGCCAGACACCCTGCCACCCACATGCCTTCTCACTTGGGCACTTACTACTAG
- the kcnj15 gene encoding ATP-sensitive inward rectifier potassium channel 15 isoform X2 has protein sequence MSTSTVKRRIVSKDGHNNVRIDNVEGMVKLYLHDIWTTVVDMKWRYKLTLFASTFVSTWFIFGVIFYLIGMSNGDMDSDVASNHTPCVMNVRTLTGAYLFSLESQTTIGYGFRYISEECPLAIFTLVAQLVITGLAEIFVTGAFLAKLARPKKRAETIKFSQSAVVCLHQGKRCLMMRVANMRKSLLIQCRLTGKLLFPFVTEEGEKTQVHQANVEFQLDTSQDCPFLSLPLTFYHILDERSPLAGLTAENLLTRDFELLVTLNATLESTAANCQSRTSYVPQEIQWGCEFKPMLFSTPAGHYMADFSFFDVVQTCGARGLSSGRTEKLQLEEEYRRE, from the coding sequence ATGAGCACCAGTACGGTGAAGCGGCGAATCGTTTCTAAGGACGGACACAACAACGTGCGAATCGATAATGTGGAGGGCATGGTGAAGCTCTATTTACATGACATCTGGACTACCGTGGTGGACATGAAGTGGCGCTACAAGCTAACTCTGTTCGCCTCCACCTTCGTCAGCACGTGGTTCATTTTCGGCGTCATCTTCTACCTCATTGGGATGAGCAACGGGGACATGGACAGCGACGTGGCCTCCAACCACACGCCCTGTGTGATGAACGTGAGGACGCTGACCGGGGCGTACCTCTTCTCTCTGGAGTCTCAGACCACCATCGGCTACGGGTTCCGCTACATCTCGGAGGAATGTCCGCTTGCCATTTTCACACTAGTGGCCCAGCTGGTAATCACTGGTTTGGCAGAGATCTTTGTTACCGGGGCCTTCTTGGCCAAGCTGGCTCGGCCCAAGAAGAGAGCAGAGACCATCAAGTTCAGCCAGTCGGCTGTGGTCTGCCTGCACCAGGGCAAGCGCTGCCTGATGATGAGGGTCGCCAACATGAGGAAGAGCCTGCTGATCCAGTGCAGGTTGACCGGCAAGCTGCTGTTCCCCTTCGTCACAGAAGAAGgcgagaagacccaggtccaccAGGCCAATGTCGAATTCCAGCTGGACACGTCTCAGGACTGCCCCTTCCTCAGCCTCCCACTCACCTTCTACCACATCCTGGATGAGAGGAGCCCGCTGGCCGGCCTCACTGCCGAGAACCTGCTCACCAGGGACTTCGAGCTCCTGGTCACCCTCAACGCGACCTTGGAGTCCACAGCTGCTAACTGTCAGAGCCGCACGTCCTACGTGCCGCAGGAGATCCAGTGGGGCTGTGAGTTCAAGCCCATGCTCTTCAGCACGCCCGCCGGGCACTACATGGCCGACTTCAGCTTCTTCGACGTGGTGCAAACCTGCGGCGCCAGAGGCCTGAGCAGCGGCCGCACCGAGAAGCTGCAGCTAGAAGAAGAGTATCGTCGAGAGTGA